In a single window of the Niabella ginsenosidivorans genome:
- the rpmB gene encoding 50S ribosomal protein L28, producing MARVCQVTGKTPIGGHKVSHSNIKTKRRFLPNLQKKKFYLAEEDKWITLKLSTDAIRTINKNGLYAVVKELRAKGEKI from the coding sequence ATGGCAAGAGTATGTCAGGTTACAGGTAAAACCCCAATTGGAGGCCACAAGGTTTCTCACTCCAATATTAAGACAAAACGCCGTTTTTTGCCGAATCTGCAAAAAAAGAAGTTTTACCTGGCTGAGGAAGACAAATGGATCACGTTAAAGTTATCTACAGATGCTATCCGTACGATTAATAAAAACGGTTTATACGCTGTAGTAAAGGAATTGCGTGCTAAAGGCGAAAAAATCTAA
- a CDS encoding MerR family transcriptional regulator yields the protein MKQLSVKELANAAGVTVRTLHVYDKTGLLKPAIRTDKKYRYYGQAELLRLQQILFYKELGLTLAEISSLLDTPDFDVIKALTGHKKALRKKQARIAKMIATIDKTILNLKGKIKMTHKELYNGLPKEQALQWRKEALEKWPGQVKHSEKMLLNMSKAEFAELQDNFRQVNNRLALLSDEDPKSDPVQHEIRKHYQCILKFWGKSKNIATAYKGLGSLYVSDNRYAMINGEGSLRFAQFLNEAMSYFADTQLQNK from the coding sequence GTGAAGCAACTCTCTGTAAAAGAACTGGCCAATGCCGCAGGCGTAACAGTGCGCACGTTACACGTTTACGACAAGACGGGTTTATTGAAACCTGCTATACGAACCGACAAGAAATACCGATACTACGGACAGGCAGAACTCTTAAGGCTGCAACAAATTCTTTTTTATAAAGAATTAGGATTAACACTTGCAGAGATCAGCTCGCTTTTGGATACACCGGATTTTGATGTAATAAAAGCGCTCACCGGGCATAAAAAGGCATTGCGCAAAAAACAGGCGCGCATTGCAAAAATGATCGCTACAATCGACAAAACCATTCTAAACTTAAAAGGTAAAATTAAAATGACACACAAGGAATTATATAATGGATTACCAAAGGAACAGGCCTTGCAATGGAGAAAAGAGGCCCTCGAAAAATGGCCGGGGCAGGTAAAACATTCGGAGAAAATGCTTTTGAATATGAGCAAAGCAGAATTTGCAGAACTTCAGGACAATTTCAGGCAAGTAAACAACCGCCTGGCGCTCCTGTCTGACGAAGACCCAAAAAGCGATCCGGTACAGCACGAGATCCGAAAGCACTATCAGTGCATTCTCAAATTCTGGGGTAAATCAAAAAATATAGCCACTGCGTATAAAGGCCTGGGCAGCTTATATGTTTCAGATAACCGGTATGCGATGATTAATGGCGAAGGCAGTCTCCGTTTTGCACAGTTCCTCAATGAAGCAATGAGCTACTTTGCAGACACTCAATTACAAAATAAATAA
- the rpmG gene encoding 50S ribosomal protein L33 yields MAKKAKGNRVQVILECTEHKTSGMPGTSRYITVKNKKNNPERLELKKYNPILKKVTVHKEIK; encoded by the coding sequence ATGGCTAAGAAAGCAAAAGGAAACAGGGTTCAGGTAATACTGGAATGCACGGAGCATAAAACCAGCGGCATGCCCGGTACCAGCCGGTATATTACCGTAAAGAACAAGAAGAACAACCCCGAACGTTTAGAGTTGAAGAAATACAACCCTATTCTGAAGAAAGTAACGGTTCACAAGGAAATTAAATAA
- the lpdA gene encoding dihydrolipoyl dehydrogenase, which produces MAYDVIVVGSGPGGYVAAIRASQLGLKTAIIEKESLGGICLNWGCIPTKALLKSAQVFNDIQHSQEYGIEASGKPNFEAIVKRSRGAADKMSKGVQFLMKKNKIDVIMGFGTLKGKGQIEVKGADGKTTLVEGKHIIIATGGRSRELPALKQDGKKIIGYREAMVLPRQPKSMIVVGSGAIGVEFGYFYNSLGTKVTIVEFLPRIVPVEDEEISKELEKNLKKQGITIMTGSEVTSVDTSGNGVKAKVKTPTGEAILEADILLSAVGVAANIEGIGLETAGVKTDKGKIVVDKFYKTNVEGIYAIGDCVPGQALAHVASKEAIICVENIAFNEKKYKHQPEALDYNNVPGCTYCFPEIASAGFTEKAAKDAGYEIKVGKFPLTASGKATAAGHTEGFVKVIFDAKYGEWLGTHMIGYNVTEMIAETVVGRKLETTYHEVLNSIHPHPTISESVKDAIEAAYGEAIHL; this is translated from the coding sequence ATGGCATATGACGTAATAGTTGTAGGAAGTGGCCCGGGCGGATATGTAGCCGCTATACGCGCTTCACAACTGGGTTTAAAGACTGCAATTATTGAAAAAGAGAGCCTGGGAGGTATTTGCCTGAACTGGGGGTGTATCCCAACAAAAGCGTTGTTAAAAAGCGCACAGGTATTTAATGATATCCAGCATTCGCAGGAATATGGAATTGAAGCATCCGGCAAGCCCAATTTTGAAGCTATTGTAAAACGAAGCCGGGGTGCGGCAGACAAAATGAGTAAGGGTGTCCAGTTCCTGATGAAAAAAAATAAAATTGATGTGATCATGGGCTTTGGCACCCTGAAGGGTAAGGGCCAGATAGAGGTAAAGGGCGCAGACGGGAAAACAACATTGGTAGAAGGAAAGCATATTATTATAGCAACCGGTGGCCGGAGCCGCGAGCTGCCTGCATTAAAGCAGGATGGTAAAAAGATCATCGGCTACCGTGAAGCAATGGTATTGCCCCGGCAGCCCAAAAGCATGATCGTTGTAGGCAGTGGAGCTATCGGGGTAGAGTTTGGTTATTTTTACAACAGCCTCGGCACCAAAGTGACCATTGTGGAATTTTTGCCCAGGATAGTGCCTGTAGAAGATGAAGAGATCTCTAAAGAGCTGGAAAAGAACCTGAAAAAGCAAGGCATTACCATAATGACCGGCAGCGAAGTAACTTCTGTTGATACATCCGGCAATGGTGTAAAAGCAAAAGTAAAAACCCCAACGGGGGAAGCCATCCTGGAAGCCGACATCCTGCTAAGCGCTGTAGGTGTGGCTGCAAACATTGAAGGCATTGGCCTGGAAACAGCAGGTGTAAAAACAGACAAGGGCAAGATCGTTGTAGACAAATTTTACAAAACAAATGTAGAAGGCATTTATGCCATTGGCGACTGTGTTCCGGGGCAGGCCCTGGCGCACGTCGCATCAAAAGAAGCTATCATTTGTGTAGAGAACATTGCCTTTAATGAAAAGAAATACAAGCATCAGCCTGAAGCCCTGGATTATAATAATGTTCCGGGCTGTACCTACTGCTTCCCGGAAATAGCCAGTGCAGGCTTTACGGAAAAGGCGGCTAAGGATGCAGGCTATGAGATCAAAGTGGGCAAATTCCCCTTAACAGCAAGCGGAAAAGCCACAGCAGCCGGTCATACAGAAGGGTTTGTAAAAGTGATCTTTGATGCCAAATACGGCGAGTGGTTAGGCACGCACATGATCGGTTATAATGTAACGGAGATGATCGCCGAAACCGTTGTAGGCCGTAAACTGGAAACCACTTATCATGAAGTGCTGAACAGCATACATCCGCACCCAACCATTAGTGAAAGCGTAAAAGATGCCATTGAAGCGGCATATGGTGAAGCCATTCATTTATAA
- the ftsY gene encoding signal recognition particle-docking protein FtsY produces MSLFKKLFGKKEKESLDQGLQKTKEGFLSKISKAIAGKNTVDEEVLDNLEEALVSADVGVDTTVRIIDRIEQRVAKDKYMGTGELNRILQEEIENILVEAPSAVSYTFDGEMPAKPYIILVVGVNGVGKTTTIGKLAYNFKKAGKNVLLGAADTFRAAAVDQLTIWSERVGVPIVKQEMGSDPAAVAFDTAQSAMSRGSDVVIIDTAGRLHNKAHLMDELNKIKRVLQKFVPFAPHEVLLVLDGSTGQNALEQAKHFTAATDVTALAITKLDGTAKGGVVLAIADQFKIPVKFIGVGEKMEDLLVFDKHEFVDSLFSLK; encoded by the coding sequence ATGAGTCTTTTTAAAAAACTGTTTGGTAAAAAGGAAAAAGAATCGCTTGACCAGGGATTGCAAAAAACCAAGGAAGGATTCCTTTCTAAAATAAGTAAAGCAATTGCCGGTAAAAATACGGTTGACGAGGAAGTGCTGGATAACCTGGAGGAAGCACTGGTGAGTGCAGATGTGGGGGTGGATACCACTGTGCGGATCATTGACCGTATTGAGCAGCGGGTGGCAAAGGATAAATACATGGGCACCGGTGAGCTGAACCGCATTCTTCAGGAAGAGATTGAAAACATCCTCGTGGAAGCCCCTTCTGCTGTGAGCTACACCTTTGACGGGGAAATGCCCGCGAAACCGTATATCATATTGGTGGTGGGCGTAAATGGTGTTGGCAAGACCACTACCATCGGTAAGCTGGCCTATAACTTTAAAAAAGCAGGTAAGAATGTATTATTAGGTGCCGCTGATACTTTCCGCGCGGCGGCTGTAGACCAACTGACCATCTGGAGCGAACGTGTAGGTGTGCCTATTGTAAAGCAGGAAATGGGCAGTGACCCTGCTGCTGTGGCTTTTGACACGGCTCAAAGCGCTATGAGCCGGGGCAGTGATGTAGTGATCATAGATACTGCCGGGCGTTTGCACAACAAAGCGCATCTGATGGATGAACTGAATAAGATCAAGCGCGTACTGCAAAAGTTTGTTCCCTTTGCCCCACATGAAGTATTGCTGGTACTGGATGGGTCTACGGGGCAAAACGCATTGGAACAGGCAAAACATTTTACAGCGGCAACGGATGTAACCGCACTGGCCATTACCAAGCTGGATGGCACGGCAAAAGGAGGCGTAGTGCTGGCTATTGCCGACCAGTTTAAGATTCCCGTAAAGTTTATTGGTGTAGGTGAAAAAATGGAAGACCTGCTGGTATTTGATAAGCATGAGTTTGTAGACAGCCTGTTCAGTTTGAAATAG
- a CDS encoding DUF4295 domain-containing protein, whose amino-acid sequence MAKAASKNAKVKDAKAAAESKNWTKVIRAIRSPKTGAYTFKEQIVHKEKVKDFLAQK is encoded by the coding sequence ATGGCAAAAGCAGCTTCAAAGAACGCGAAGGTAAAAGATGCTAAAGCAGCAGCAGAGTCTAAAAACTGGACGAAGGTGATCCGTGCGATCCGCAGCCCTAAAACAGGCGCTTATACTTTCAAAGAGCAGATTGTGCATAAAGAGAAGGTAAAAGACTTTTTAGCTCAGAAATAA